TATATAATACTCCTCCCCGTCAACCTTTATCTCATCCGGCCCGTATTTTGAAAAAATAACCGTATCCCCCACCTTCACCCTCATCGGCAAAACCTTTCCATCATCAGTTACTCTTCCTTCCCCCACGGCAACAACCTCCCCCTGCTCGGGTTTTTCCTTGCTCGCGGTATCCGGAATGATGATACCTGAAGCGGTCTTTTTGCCCTCATTTTCCGCCGAAGGTTTAACCAATATTCTGTCTCCAATCGGAGCAATTTTGTTCTTCGTGCTCATAGCTTTTTATTTTGAACGGCAAAATAAATTCACGCCGGAAAATATTCCGCAATCCAAAATTTTTATAAAAAATTAACTGATAATCTTGTAAATACAATAAAATTATACTCAAGCTGTAAAAGTTGTCAAACATTGCAGTTATGATATATTAAAAATGTATGAAAAGAAATATTTTACGATATTTTTCCCTCCCGA
This Deltaproteobacteria bacterium DNA region includes the following protein-coding sequences:
- a CDS encoding co-chaperone GroES → MSTKNKIAPIGDRILVKPSAENEGKKTASGIIIPDTASKEKPEQGEVVAVGEGRVTDDGKVLPMRVKVGDTVIFSKYGPDEIKVDGEEYYIISESSILAVMK